One segment of Mesoplodon densirostris isolate mMesDen1 chromosome 6, mMesDen1 primary haplotype, whole genome shotgun sequence DNA contains the following:
- the POLE3 gene encoding DNA polymerase epsilon subunit 3 → MAERPEDLNLPNAVITRIIKEALPDGVSISKEARSAISRAASVFVLYATSCANNFAMKGKRKTLNASDVLSAMEEMEFQRFVTPLKEALEAYRREQKGKKEASEQKKKDKDKKTDSEEQDKSRDEDNDEDEERLEEEEQNEEEEVDN, encoded by the exons ATGGCGGAGAGGCCCGAGGACCTGAACTTGCCCAATGCCGTCATCACCAGGATCATCAAGGAGGCG ctcccggacGGTGTCAGCATCTCCAAGGAGGCCCGGAGCGCCATCTCCCGCGCCGCCAGCGTCTTCGTGCTGTACGCCACATCCTG tgccaACAACTTCGCGATGAAAGGGAAACGCAAGACACTGAATGCCAGCGATGTGCTCTCCGCCATGGAGGAGATGGAGTTTCAGCGGTTCGTGACCCCGTTAAAAGAAGCTCTGGAAG CTTACAGGAGGGAGCAGAAAGGCAAGAAGGAAGCTTCAGAGCAAAAGAAGAAggacaaagacaaaaaaacagaTTCAGAAGAGCAAGACAAGAGCAGGGATGAGGACAACGATGAAGATGAGGAAAGGCTGgaggaagaagaacagaatgAAGAGGAGGAAGTGGACAACTGA